The Papaver somniferum cultivar HN1 chromosome 3, ASM357369v1, whole genome shotgun sequence genome includes a region encoding these proteins:
- the LOC113360745 gene encoding ankyrin repeat and SOCS box protein 13-like has product MIHMNHLNHAAMKGHNGVISLLLSKGISIDVSNGFGSPLHLACAFGQHDTVNLLLDHNACAGADTNGGPDGVKALPLAAKVGIIQIIKLLVEAGAGPNFTDMCGLKSVKEAALDGNRQGVEIHFPEHMWMGALMGWQSAVPFFHAMELGLEIDPSDAAVEEFVLCLLPIKEIVRV; this is encoded by the exons ATGATTCATATGAATCATTTGAATCATGCCGCTATGAAAG GACATAATGGTGTCATATCCTTGTTACTTTCAAAAGGGATTAGCATAGATGTTTCAAATGGTTTTGGCTCGCCCCTGCACCTTGCTTGCGCTTTTGGCCAACACGATACAGTTAATCTTCTTCTGGACCACAATGCCTGT GCAGGTGCTGATACAAATGGTGGACCAGATGGAGTCAAAGCTCTGCCACTAGCAGCTAAAGTGGGGATAATACAAATCATCAAGCTGCTAGTTGAAGCTGGTGCGGGTCCAAATTTTACGGATATG TGTGGACTGAAGTCAGTAAAAGAAGCAGCTCTTGATGGTAACCGTCAAGGTGTTGAGATTCATTTTCCTGAACATATGTGGATGGGAGCATTGATGGG TTGGCAATCAGCAGTTCCATTCTTTCATGCAATGGAGCTT GGCCTCGAAATTGATCCCAGTGATGCAGCTGTAGAGGAGTTTGTGCTTTGTCTCCTCCCAATAAAGGAGATTGTACGAGTGTAG
- the LOC113358816 gene encoding uncharacterized protein LOC113358816, with product MILCIGSSLIQQPIKFHKPFLNPPNFFIKTPRTLTLICRAESSESNNPNKRNPLKGKEPYRKHPRRSKYGTSRRSILKKTLNQEQLIFTTPISDDPVVAIIGGGMSGLICALDLEKRGIKSTVFDTGVHGLGGRMGTRIIDTQPLVFEHAAQFFTVSDSRFAELVNGWLDKGLVRQWDGAVGDLEVGGKFTPSTSSAPRYIGVKGMRPLADSILSQTSMVNVVRPCWISKIEAFNGRWYLSENGKPQGQFDAIVIAHNGKCANRLLGTSGLPMIAKQMKALNLSAIWALLAAFEDPLPIPFEGAFVKGVDSLSWMGNNTKKLFPSQSSGPQCWTFFSTGDFGKRNKVPQENIPNATAERVKEAMIEGVETALGAPKGSLQKPFYTRVQLWGAALPTNTPGIPCIFDAQGRAGICGDWLLGSSLEAAALSGMGLANHIADYLQSGGSSPDEFSVGLHEEFQSIEGYDIGQFPSVETKEQVKEPLAC from the coding sequence ATGATTTTATGTATCGGTTCTTCATTGATTCAACAACCCATCAAGTTCCATAAACCCTTCCTAAACCCTCccaatttcttcatcaaaacccCTAGAACCCTAACTTTGATTTGTAGAGCAGAATCTTCAGAATCTAATAACCCTAACAAGCGTAATCCATTAAAGGGTAAAGAACCATACAGGAAACACCCCAGAAGATCAAAATACGGAACTTCAAGAAGATCAATTTTGAAGAAAACATTGAATCAAGAACAGCTCATTTTCACTACCCCAATTTCAGATGACCCTGTTGTTGCTATCATTGGTGGTGGAATGTCTGGGTTGATTTGTGCACTCGATTTAGAGAAAAGAGGAATCAAGTCTACAGTTTTCGATACCGGGGTTCATGGTTTGGGAGGGAGAATGGGTACCAGGATAATTGATACTCAGCCACTGGTTTTTGAGCACGCAGCTCAGTTCTTCACTGTCAGTGACTCTCGGTTTGCCGAATTGGTTAACGGGTGGCTGGATAAGGGTCTTGTTCGGCAGTGGGATGGAGCAGTTGGAGACCTTGAAGTAGGTGGGAAGTTTACTCCTAGTACATCTTCAGCTCCGAGGTATATAGGTGTGAAGGGGATGCGCCCTCTTGCAGATTCAATTCTGTCTCAGACAAGCATGGTTAATGTAGTGAGACCCTGTTGGATAAGTAAAATCGAGGCATTTAATGGAAGGTGGTACTTGAGTGAAAATGGGAAGCCTCAGGGTCAGTTTGATGCAATTGTTATTGCGCACAATGGTAAATGCGCAAATCGCCTGCTTGGTACGTCAGGTTTGCCAATGATAGCAAAGCAAATGAAAGCGCTGAATCTGAGTGCTATCTGGGCACTTCTTGCAGCATTTGAAGATCCTCTTCCTATACCCTTTGAAGGAGCTTTTGTGAAAGGAGTCGATTCGCTGTCATGGATGGGGAACAATACCAAGAAACTATTCCCCTCTCAGAGCAGTGGCCCTCAGTGTTGGACCTTCTTCAGTACAGGCGATTTTGGAAAACGTAATAAAGTTCCACAGGAGAATATCCCAAATGCCACAGCAGAGAGGGTGAAGGAAGCTATGATTGAAGGTGTTGAGACTGCGCTGGGCGCACCCAAAGGATCGCTTCAGAAACCCTTTTACACCAGGGTGCAGTTATGGGGAGCAGCTCTTCCTACTAATACTCCAGGAATTCCCTGCATCTTTGATGCTCAGGGAAGGGCAGGAATATGCGGTGATTGGCTACTTGGTTCAAGCTTAGAGGCTGCAGCATTGAGTGGGATGGGTCTTGCAAATCATATTGCAGATTACTTGCAAAGTGGGGGATCCAGTCCTGATGAGTTTTCTGTTGGTTTACACGAGGAATTTCAATCAATTGAAGGGTACGATATCGGGCAATTTCCAAGTGTAGAGACTAAAGAACAAGTAAAAGAGCCTCTGGCGTGTTAA
- the LOC113360746 gene encoding pre-mRNA-splicing factor 38B-like: MVRIGYTIEQGTTARRSNRIAERRRMTNLDHQEEIIEETQENELQHEPQPEQERNNDINYDRVSVHTSQTSSIGEETQRTGIPGRIDRNEEDMTIAELRQRLITERRRDDEERANLIRQNDDLREENLRLHEQRSRSDTRSRSRSSRSSPKQSQSNREKDMQRHRMEVIEENSQENNNSQDQQERRRTIQDRGTKRYEHPCELLRRTHHNLEREKDDPRQEQMMLHGREESI; this comes from the coding sequence ATGGTGAGAATCGGATATACTATTGAGCAAGGAACAACGGCTAGAAGGAGCAATAGAATcgcagaaagaagaagaatgacaaATCTTGATCACCAAGAGGAAATAATAGAAGAAACTCAAGAAAATGAACTCCAACATGAACCTCAACCCGAACAAGAGCGGAACAATGATAttaattatgatagagtgagtgttcaTACTTCTCAAACAAGTTCTATTGGAGAAGAAACACAAAGGACTGGAATACCAGGAAGAATTGATAGAAATGAAGAAGATATGACAATTGCAgaacttagacaaagattgattACAGAACGGAGAAGAGATGACgaagagcgtgcgaatttgatTCGTCAAAATGATGATCTGAGAGAGGAAAATCTTAGGTTACATGAACAGAGATCAAGAAGTGATACAAGGTCAAGATCAAGGTCAAGCAGAAGTTCaccaaaacaaagtcaatctaacCGTGAAAAAGATATGCAAAGACATCGCATGGAAGTTATTGAAGAAAATTCGCAAGAAAATAACAATTCACAGGATCAACAGGAGAGAAGACGTACAATTCAAGATCGAGGAACGAAACGATATGAACATCCATGTGAGCTTCTTCGTCGCACACATCATAATCTTGAAAGAGAGAAAGATGATCCAAGACAAGAGCAGATGATGTTACATGGAAGAGAGGAATCAATATGA